In Streptomyces sp. DG2A-72, one genomic interval encodes:
- a CDS encoding indolepyruvate ferredoxin oxidoreductase family protein, translating into MTASITETEQPGGRRFRLDDRYRREEGVVHLSGIQALVRVLLDRSRHDRLNGLHTATFVSGYEGSPLAGYDIELGRRGALLHEHDIVHKPGLNEELAATAVMGSQLAGQVGTSRCDGVVGIWYGKAPGLDRASDALRHANLVGTGPSGGAVALVGDDPGAKSSSVPCASEATLADLAIPTLYPADAQDVLDFGLHAQFLSRFSGLWSGLKITTAVADAASTAVVARDRITVTEGGAGPSPHKPSSMLLGANLMALERSLHDIRLPRAAEYARLNGLNRVVQRGPSDKIGILTSGKTYLDVREALRIIGLTDKDLARYGIRILKLGMIFPLERDAIIDFATGLDQLVVVEEKRPFLETAVKEILYRRPNAPVVHGKQDQDGRSLFSRSGELDADSIATGLSRVLAPLGIEAARAWRQRPKTRAALALPLLARSPYYCSGCPHNTSTTVGGDSLVGAGIGCHSMVVFMDPVQVGSVVGMTQMGGEGAQWIGMEPFVDADHFVQNIGDGTFMHSGSLAVRAAIAAGVNVTFKLLYNGTVAMTGGQDAVGALPVDRLAATLLHEGVAKVIITTEDKARVPRARLPKSVKVLDRAEIEGALAELKATAGVTVLIHDQECAAEKRRARRRGKAEAPTTRVWVNERICEGCGDCGRKSNCLSVHPVSTEFGRKTMIDQSSCNLDYSCLDGDCPAFMTITPAGKPKRAGLPALGATDIAEPARTAAADSFDMRITGIGGTGIVTISQVLATAAVIDGRHARSLDQTGLAQKGGAVVSDIKITADAVEQGAKIAEGQCDLYLACDPLVATDPKYLSVASADRTVAVMTTTEIPTGQMVVDTAVSFPAPDVVRRAVHDAVRQLIALDSGALAERLFDDEQYANMLLVGAAYQTGLLPMSASAIEEAIALNAVAVDRNVQAFRRGRQAVAHPEALSAALDDPTLPDVELRLPAGTTELVAMVSDDEESELHRLLTVRVADLIDYQDRRYARAYVDFVRTAAATERAAAVGSTELTEAVARYLHKLMAYKDEYEVARLALDPVVDDHITATFGSASRRAYRLHPPVLRAAGLKRKVALGSWFLPILRMLRALRRVRGTRLDLFGLQHMRRIERELVDEYRESINAALALLTEENLAEVRRLAELPDVVRGYEGVKLATVERYRAEKARTLHELQESADPVSTGTGQDC; encoded by the coding sequence ATGACTGCATCCATCACCGAGACCGAGCAGCCAGGCGGCCGACGCTTCCGTCTGGACGACCGCTATCGCCGTGAGGAAGGCGTCGTGCACCTCTCCGGGATACAGGCTCTCGTCCGCGTTCTCCTGGACCGGTCCAGGCACGACCGTCTGAACGGACTGCACACAGCGACCTTCGTCTCGGGGTACGAGGGATCCCCCCTCGCCGGCTACGACATCGAGTTGGGCCGACGCGGGGCGTTGTTGCACGAGCACGACATCGTCCACAAACCGGGGCTGAACGAGGAGCTCGCGGCGACCGCCGTCATGGGCAGCCAGTTGGCCGGCCAGGTCGGCACCTCGCGGTGCGACGGCGTCGTGGGCATCTGGTACGGCAAGGCCCCCGGCCTCGACCGCGCCTCCGACGCCCTCCGCCACGCGAACCTGGTGGGAACCGGCCCCTCCGGCGGCGCCGTCGCGCTGGTCGGCGACGACCCGGGAGCCAAGTCATCCAGCGTGCCGTGTGCCAGCGAGGCGACGCTCGCGGACCTGGCGATTCCGACGCTCTACCCGGCCGATGCGCAGGATGTCCTCGACTTCGGGCTGCACGCGCAGTTCCTCTCCCGGTTCAGCGGCCTGTGGTCGGGCCTGAAGATCACTACCGCGGTGGCGGACGCGGCGTCCACGGCCGTCGTGGCGCGCGATCGGATCACGGTCACCGAGGGCGGCGCCGGCCCCAGCCCGCACAAGCCGAGCTCGATGCTCCTGGGCGCCAACCTCATGGCCCTCGAACGCAGCCTGCACGACATCCGCCTCCCTCGCGCCGCGGAGTACGCCCGGCTCAACGGCCTCAACCGCGTAGTCCAGCGCGGGCCGTCGGACAAAATCGGCATCCTGACATCCGGCAAGACCTATCTCGACGTCCGCGAGGCCCTCCGCATCATCGGCCTCACCGACAAAGACCTCGCACGGTACGGCATCAGGATCCTCAAGCTCGGCATGATCTTCCCCCTCGAACGCGACGCCATCATCGACTTCGCGACCGGTCTCGACCAGCTGGTCGTCGTCGAGGAGAAGCGGCCGTTCCTCGAAACCGCCGTCAAGGAGATCCTCTACCGCCGCCCCAACGCCCCGGTCGTCCACGGCAAACAGGACCAGGACGGGCGATCGCTGTTCAGTCGCTCAGGAGAGCTCGACGCGGACAGCATCGCGACCGGACTGTCCAGGGTGCTCGCTCCGCTCGGCATCGAAGCCGCCCGCGCATGGCGTCAGCGGCCCAAAACCCGTGCGGCGTTGGCGCTGCCGCTCCTGGCCCGCAGCCCGTACTACTGCTCGGGATGTCCGCACAACACCTCGACCACCGTCGGCGGGGACTCACTGGTAGGCGCCGGCATCGGCTGCCACTCCATGGTCGTGTTCATGGATCCCGTACAGGTCGGCTCGGTCGTCGGCATGACCCAGATGGGCGGGGAAGGGGCTCAGTGGATCGGAATGGAGCCGTTCGTCGACGCGGACCACTTCGTGCAGAACATCGGTGACGGCACCTTCATGCATTCGGGCAGCCTGGCCGTGCGGGCGGCGATCGCCGCGGGGGTGAACGTCACGTTCAAGCTGCTCTACAACGGAACGGTCGCCATGACCGGCGGGCAGGACGCCGTCGGCGCCCTCCCGGTCGACCGGCTCGCCGCCACGCTGCTGCACGAAGGCGTCGCCAAAGTGATCATCACGACGGAGGACAAGGCACGGGTACCCCGGGCCCGGCTGCCGAAGTCGGTGAAGGTTCTGGACCGGGCCGAGATCGAGGGAGCGCTGGCGGAGCTGAAGGCCACTGCCGGTGTCACGGTCCTCATCCATGACCAGGAATGCGCCGCCGAGAAACGGCGTGCGCGTCGGCGCGGCAAGGCCGAGGCGCCGACGACGCGAGTGTGGGTCAACGAGCGTATCTGCGAGGGCTGCGGTGACTGCGGCCGCAAGTCGAACTGTCTGTCGGTTCACCCGGTCTCGACCGAGTTCGGCCGCAAGACCATGATCGACCAGTCCTCGTGCAACCTGGACTACTCGTGCCTGGACGGCGACTGCCCGGCGTTCATGACCATCACGCCCGCAGGCAAGCCGAAGCGCGCCGGGCTTCCCGCCCTGGGGGCCACTGACATCGCCGAGCCGGCCCGCACGGCCGCAGCCGACTCCTTCGACATGCGGATCACCGGGATCGGGGGAACCGGCATCGTCACCATCTCGCAGGTGCTGGCGACCGCGGCCGTCATCGACGGCCGCCACGCCCGCAGCCTCGACCAGACCGGACTGGCCCAGAAGGGCGGCGCGGTCGTCTCCGACATCAAGATCACTGCGGATGCCGTCGAACAGGGCGCCAAGATCGCCGAGGGGCAGTGCGACCTCTATCTCGCGTGCGATCCGCTCGTCGCGACCGACCCGAAGTACCTCTCCGTAGCCTCCGCGGACCGCACCGTCGCCGTCATGACCACGACCGAGATACCCACCGGGCAGATGGTGGTCGACACCGCCGTCAGTTTCCCGGCTCCCGATGTCGTACGTCGTGCCGTCCACGATGCAGTGCGCCAGCTCATCGCTCTGGACTCCGGCGCGCTGGCCGAGCGGCTGTTCGACGACGAGCAGTACGCCAACATGCTGCTGGTGGGAGCCGCGTACCAGACCGGGCTGCTGCCGATGTCGGCTTCGGCCATCGAAGAGGCCATCGCCCTGAACGCAGTCGCCGTCGACCGCAATGTGCAGGCCTTCCGACGAGGCCGCCAGGCGGTCGCCCACCCCGAAGCGCTGAGTGCCGCGCTGGACGACCCGACGCTCCCAGACGTGGAACTGCGGCTGCCCGCCGGAACCACCGAACTCGTGGCGATGGTCTCCGACGACGAGGAATCGGAGCTGCATCGCCTCCTCACCGTGCGCGTGGCCGACCTCATCGACTACCAAGACAGGCGCTACGCCCGCGCCTACGTCGACTTCGTCCGGACGGCGGCGGCCACGGAGCGCGCTGCCGCCGTCGGCTCGACCGAGCTGACCGAGGCTGTCGCCCGCTATCTCCACAAGCTAATGGCGTACAAGGACGAATACGAGGTGGCGCGGCTCGCCCTCGATCCGGTCGTGGACGACCACATCACCGCAACATTTGGAAGCGCGAGCCGACGCGCCTACCGGCTCCATCCACCTGTTCTGCGAGCCGCGGGCTTGAAGAGGAAAGTCGCTCTGGGGAGCTGGTTCCTTCCGATCCTCCGCATGTTGCGTGCGCTGCGGCGCGTTCGAGGGACCCGCCTTGATCTGTTCGGACTTCAGCACATGCGACGCATTGAGCGTGAGCTCGTCGATGAGTACCGCGAGTCGATCAACGCCGCGCTCGCGCTCTTGACCGAGGAGAACCTGGCCGAGGTCCGCCGGCTCGCGGAGCTACCGGATGTCGTTCGCGGATACGAAGGCGTCAAACTCGCGACCGTCGAGCGCTACCGTGCCGAGAAGGCACGCACACTTCATGAGCTGCAGGAGAGCGCGGATCCCGTCTCGACAGGTACCGGGCAGGACTGTTGA
- a CDS encoding FadR/GntR family transcriptional regulator — MSLTDKAIEQLRELIRTGALPPGSKLPPEPDLAAQLGLSRNLAREAVKALAVARVLEVRRGDGTYVTSLQPSLLLEGLGGAVELLQGDSVALQDLMEVRRLLEPMATALAANRISDAQLAEVKRHLDAMREACDDVEQLNAHDAAFHRAVVAATGNETLLTLLEGISGRTLRARIWRGLVDDKAAGRTLAEHEAIFNALSTRDAALSQAAALLHVSNTEQWLREHLRSGEPLSLPRPI, encoded by the coding sequence GTGTCACTGACGGACAAGGCCATCGAGCAGTTGCGTGAGCTGATCCGGACCGGTGCCCTGCCGCCGGGCTCGAAGCTTCCACCGGAGCCGGACCTGGCCGCTCAGCTGGGGCTCTCCCGCAACCTCGCCCGGGAAGCGGTCAAGGCGCTGGCCGTCGCGCGGGTCCTGGAGGTCCGGCGGGGCGACGGCACATATGTGACCAGCCTCCAGCCGAGCCTGCTGCTGGAGGGGCTCGGCGGCGCGGTGGAACTGCTGCAGGGCGACTCGGTCGCCCTGCAGGACCTCATGGAGGTACGGCGGCTCCTCGAACCGATGGCCACGGCACTTGCCGCCAACCGAATCTCCGACGCCCAACTGGCCGAGGTGAAGCGGCACTTGGACGCCATGCGCGAGGCCTGCGACGACGTCGAACAGCTCAACGCGCACGACGCCGCCTTCCACCGCGCCGTCGTCGCGGCCACGGGCAACGAGACCCTCCTCACCCTCCTGGAAGGGATCTCCGGCCGCACCCTGCGCGCCCGCATCTGGCGCGGTCTCGTCGACGACAAGGCCGCGGGCCGCACTCTCGCCGAGCACGAGGCGATCTTCAACGCACTGTCCACCCGTGACGCCGCCCTCAGCCAGGCCGCCGCACTGCTCCACGTGAGCAACACCGAGCAGTGGCTGAGGGAACACCTGCGCTCCGGCGAACCCCTCTCTCTGCCTCGGCCCATCTGA
- a CDS encoding right-handed parallel beta-helix repeat-containing protein, with protein MAIFRTRTRAGVVTQAAVAIGLSMAAVPSPAAALPAQTATPTQLYVAPWGKDSWPGTLDRPFATPARAQQAVRARAPRMTSDLVVNLRGGTYHLKAPLRLSEAAGDSGRGGHRVIYQAYGHGTPRQEQVTISGGRQISEWRPDRRLRGFWRADVGGLETRQLYVEDRRATRLTRDGTGFPGTLKTTRTGYVTTSTVPRTWRNPGDIEFVYRSGYVEGRCGVAGVSGSARRTTITMDQPCWDLAQELYGGPELLEAPNSVENSPSFAAKPGSWYLDRSRPGHHELLYFPRPGQDMRRARVVAPVLENLVTGTGRPGRPLHDIGFRGLTFAYATWLAPSEPAGFPAAWSMYLRPGEGDDARLLTVPGAVAFRTAERITFEGNRFTHLGAQALELSENSSYNVVDGNVISDVSDGGILMGVVPPDQKGTNRGNRITNNWIHHIGAEYHAASGIWDTATQETTIAHNQVNDVPYTGILSGPSDDLRGIMRRNRILDNRIFATNRLLEDGGGIYLRGEQGSSFADGAVISGNAVTDSKYGVWNVGIYTDDSTNWVTVEGNTVYDYVASIGGCSEEWGNRPVQNVRYRGNFWDDAVPEWLERREFPGAWPPADEQNPQEGCGDPHRLAFTDNTLLPPRNPGPACATNTACAAVLANAGPLPSHRQRLGMP; from the coding sequence ATGGCGATCTTCCGTACACGGACAAGAGCAGGCGTCGTGACGCAGGCGGCGGTGGCGATCGGGCTCTCGATGGCGGCCGTGCCGTCTCCGGCGGCGGCCTTACCGGCCCAAACGGCGACTCCCACGCAGCTGTACGTCGCTCCCTGGGGCAAGGACTCCTGGCCCGGCACCCTGGACCGGCCCTTCGCCACACCGGCACGCGCGCAACAGGCCGTACGCGCCCGGGCTCCGCGAATGACGTCGGACCTGGTGGTGAACCTGCGCGGCGGGACGTACCACCTGAAGGCGCCGCTGCGCCTGTCGGAGGCCGCGGGGGACTCCGGCCGGGGCGGCCACCGGGTGATCTACCAGGCGTACGGCCACGGGACACCGCGACAGGAGCAGGTGACGATCAGTGGCGGCCGTCAGATCTCCGAGTGGCGGCCGGACCGACGGCTCAGGGGATTCTGGCGCGCGGACGTGGGCGGGCTCGAGACCCGCCAGCTCTACGTCGAGGACCGGCGCGCCACGCGGCTCACGCGCGACGGTACGGGCTTCCCGGGCACGCTGAAGACAACCAGGACCGGTTACGTCACCACCAGTACCGTCCCCCGAACCTGGCGGAACCCCGGTGACATCGAGTTCGTCTACCGATCCGGCTATGTCGAGGGCCGCTGCGGAGTCGCGGGGGTCTCCGGCAGCGCCCGCCGGACCACCATCACCATGGACCAGCCGTGCTGGGATCTGGCCCAGGAGCTGTACGGGGGCCCGGAGTTGCTCGAAGCGCCGAACAGTGTGGAGAACTCCCCCAGCTTCGCAGCCAAGCCCGGCAGCTGGTATCTCGACCGTTCCCGGCCCGGACACCACGAGCTGCTCTACTTCCCCCGGCCCGGACAGGACATGCGCCGGGCCAGGGTGGTCGCCCCGGTCCTGGAGAACCTGGTCACCGGCACCGGCCGTCCCGGCCGTCCCCTCCACGACATCGGCTTCCGCGGCCTGACGTTCGCCTACGCCACCTGGCTGGCGCCCAGCGAACCCGCCGGGTTTCCCGCCGCGTGGAGCATGTACCTGCGGCCCGGGGAGGGCGACGACGCGAGGCTGCTCACGGTTCCCGGCGCAGTCGCCTTCCGCACCGCCGAGCGGATCACCTTCGAGGGCAACCGTTTCACCCACCTGGGCGCCCAGGCGCTGGAGTTGTCCGAGAACAGCTCGTACAACGTCGTCGACGGCAACGTCATCAGCGACGTCTCCGACGGCGGCATCCTGATGGGGGTGGTCCCGCCCGACCAGAAGGGGACCAACCGCGGCAACCGGATCACCAACAACTGGATCCACCACATCGGCGCGGAGTACCACGCGGCCTCCGGCATCTGGGACACCGCGACCCAGGAGACCACCATCGCGCACAACCAGGTCAACGACGTGCCCTACACCGGCATCCTCTCCGGGCCCAGCGACGACCTGCGGGGCATCATGCGCCGCAACCGCATCCTCGACAACCGCATTTTCGCGACGAACCGGCTCCTCGAGGACGGAGGCGGTATCTACCTGCGCGGCGAACAGGGCAGCTCCTTCGCCGACGGGGCCGTCATCAGCGGCAACGCGGTGACCGACAGCAAGTACGGCGTCTGGAACGTCGGGATCTACACCGACGACAGCACCAACTGGGTCACCGTGGAGGGCAACACGGTCTACGACTACGTCGCCTCCATCGGCGGCTGCAGCGAGGAATGGGGTAACCGCCCCGTCCAGAACGTGCGCTACCGCGGCAACTTCTGGGACGACGCCGTGCCCGAATGGCTCGAACGACGGGAGTTCCCCGGAGCCTGGCCACCGGCCGACGAGCAGAACCCGCAGGAGGGGTGCGGAGACCCCCACCGCCTCGCCTTCACCGACAACACCCTGCTGCCTCCCCGCAACCCCGGCCCGGCCTGCGCCACCAACACCGCCTGCGCCGCCGTCCTGGCGAACGCCGGACCTCTCCCGTCCCACCGCCAGCGCTTGGGCATGCCATGA
- a CDS encoding expansin EXLX1 family cellulose-binding protein codes for MKTSRQAARQRRQRRRLVLGATLAVTAVSVLAYLVMALPPDRKTDAGPTAATPITTTQEAATATGTATPTATAKPTATDTPSPTRSATTAAARPSPKATPRPPRTEAGTASSTGRIQPKTTYQGVATAYEAADGDGACLFGPSPDLMIAAMNTTDYETSRACGAYVLVRAANGKSITVRITNECPLPCAPGQIDLSQQAFAKLADLKVGRIPITWQLLSPSTSDTISIRYKTGSSPYWCGIQAIGHRNPVAGLEVRTSDGWRQLPRTEYNYFISANGSGCGSSIRITDIYGERLTITGIAVRPNVVQPTGVQFARR; via the coding sequence ATGAAGACATCGAGACAGGCCGCACGGCAGCGCAGGCAAAGGCGCAGGCTCGTGTTGGGCGCCACCTTGGCGGTGACCGCCGTGAGCGTTCTCGCCTACCTGGTCATGGCGTTGCCGCCCGACCGCAAGACCGATGCGGGGCCTACCGCGGCAACGCCCATCACCACCACCCAAGAGGCAGCCACCGCGACCGGGACGGCCACTCCGACCGCGACAGCGAAACCGACTGCGACCGACACCCCGTCCCCCACGCGCAGTGCGACCACCGCGGCAGCCCGACCGTCACCGAAAGCCACCCCTCGGCCTCCGCGAACGGAAGCCGGCACGGCATCGTCGACAGGACGCATTCAGCCGAAGACCACCTACCAAGGGGTCGCCACCGCCTACGAGGCCGCCGACGGAGACGGCGCCTGTCTGTTCGGCCCGAGTCCCGACCTCATGATCGCGGCGATGAACACCACGGACTACGAGACGTCCAGGGCGTGCGGTGCGTACGTGCTCGTCCGCGCGGCCAACGGCAAGTCGATCACGGTACGGATCACCAACGAATGCCCCCTGCCCTGCGCACCCGGGCAAATCGACCTCAGCCAACAGGCCTTCGCCAAACTCGCCGACCTCAAGGTCGGCCGGATCCCCATCACCTGGCAGCTGCTGAGCCCCAGCACGTCCGACACGATCTCCATCAGGTACAAGACCGGGTCCAGCCCCTATTGGTGCGGCATCCAGGCGATCGGCCACCGGAATCCGGTAGCGGGCCTGGAGGTCCGGACGAGCGACGGCTGGCGGCAGTTGCCGCGCACCGAATACAACTACTTCATCTCCGCCAACGGCAGCGGCTGCGGCAGCTCGATCAGAATCACGGACATCTACGGAGAACGGCTCACCATCACCGGAATCGCGGTGCGGCCGAACGTCGTGCAACCGACCGGGGTGCAGTTCGCCCGGCGCTGA
- a CDS encoding glycoside hydrolase family 43 protein, translating to MPAQNRPARAANPVLPGFHPDPSVCRVGDDYYLACSSFEYFPGVPLFHSRDLVHWRQIGNVLDRPEQLRLPASMPSSGGIYAPTLRHHDGRFWLIVTNTREGGGNLIVTATDPAGPWSDPVPAPGVPGIDPDLAWDEDGTCWCTVAGVSQVRIDPSTGQTYGTPHKLWSGGPGAKAPEAPHLYRIGDHWYLLIAEGGTERGHGVSIARGRTPTGPFEPCPANPILTHRGTDHPVQNTGHADLVQGPDGSWWMVFLGVRPRGGTPGWHVLGRETFLAPVTWEDGWPVVGEVTSDLSALPWPLSPAPAEERRDDFELSELGPTWISVRDRPAELCTTKERPGWLTLRARGGSLDEPDVVFVGRRQQHLTCRARALVDPEQGRGGLAVRLDERHHYAIEASGTDVRVIARVGSLRTVVAERSVPAGPLVLALTVTDPSPPHGPCTGPDVVSLGIEQPDGTFTEFAALDGRYLSTEVAGGFTGRVIGMYASAGTVHFDWFDYEPLEG from the coding sequence GTGCCCGCTCAGAACCGGCCCGCCCGCGCCGCCAACCCCGTACTCCCCGGCTTCCACCCCGACCCGAGCGTCTGCCGGGTCGGCGACGACTACTACCTCGCCTGCTCCAGCTTCGAGTACTTCCCCGGCGTACCCCTCTTCCACAGCCGTGACCTGGTGCACTGGCGGCAGATCGGCAACGTACTGGACCGGCCGGAGCAGTTGCGTCTGCCGGCCTCCATGCCGTCCTCGGGCGGCATCTACGCCCCCACCCTGCGCCATCACGACGGCCGTTTCTGGCTGATCGTCACCAACACCCGGGAGGGCGGCGGCAACCTGATCGTCACGGCGACCGACCCGGCCGGACCATGGTCGGATCCGGTCCCGGCACCAGGCGTGCCCGGTATCGATCCCGACCTGGCCTGGGACGAGGACGGCACCTGCTGGTGCACGGTCGCCGGGGTGTCGCAGGTTCGCATCGACCCGTCCACCGGACAGACGTACGGCACACCGCACAAGCTCTGGTCCGGCGGCCCCGGCGCCAAGGCCCCGGAGGCGCCGCACCTGTACCGGATCGGCGACCACTGGTACCTGCTCATCGCCGAGGGCGGCACCGAACGCGGCCACGGCGTGTCGATCGCCCGCGGCCGTACGCCGACCGGCCCGTTCGAGCCGTGCCCGGCCAACCCGATCCTCACCCACCGCGGCACCGACCACCCCGTGCAGAACACCGGCCACGCGGACCTGGTCCAAGGCCCCGACGGCTCCTGGTGGATGGTCTTCCTCGGCGTACGACCGCGCGGCGGCACCCCCGGCTGGCACGTGCTCGGCCGAGAGACGTTCCTGGCCCCCGTGACCTGGGAGGACGGCTGGCCGGTCGTCGGCGAGGTCACCTCGGACCTGTCCGCGCTCCCCTGGCCGCTCTCCCCCGCGCCCGCCGAGGAACGGCGCGACGACTTCGAGCTCAGCGAACTCGGGCCGACCTGGATCTCCGTGCGGGACCGCCCCGCCGAGCTCTGCACCACCAAGGAGCGCCCCGGCTGGCTGACGCTCCGCGCGCGGGGCGGCTCCCTGGACGAGCCCGACGTGGTGTTCGTCGGACGGCGTCAGCAGCACCTCACCTGCCGGGCACGCGCCCTGGTCGACCCGGAGCAGGGGCGCGGCGGCCTCGCCGTCCGGCTGGACGAGCGGCACCACTACGCGATCGAGGCGTCCGGGACGGACGTACGGGTGATCGCGCGCGTCGGCTCCCTGCGCACGGTGGTGGCCGAACGCTCCGTACCCGCCGGGCCACTGGTCCTCGCCCTCACCGTCACGGACCCATCGCCGCCGCACGGACCGTGCACCGGACCCGACGTCGTCTCCCTCGGCATCGAACAACCCGACGGCACGTTCACCGAGTTCGCGGCCCTCGACGGCCGCTACCTGTCGACCGAGGTCGCCGGCGGCTTCACCGGCCGGGTCATCGGCATGTACGCCAGCGCAGGCACCGTCCACTTCGACTGGTTCGACTACGAGCCCCTCGAAGGCTGA
- a CDS encoding cellulase family glycosylhydrolase translates to MKDIRHPAHHRSRAPGRLASLLLVLAVMLGLAGGTSTAATDAAAEPTRSTVRVPARAMDAVAAMQPSWNLGNTLDAIPNEDSWGNGQTSKATFEKIAKDGFRSVRIPVTWTDHQSATAPYTIDATYMARVKQLVGWALDSGLYVVLNVHHDSWQWVEKITSDHDNVMARFNSTWSQISTTFRDAPRTLVFEGINEPSFAGATDAQKFQYLRELQTSFHSLVRASGGANANRLLSLTTPAGSPDQAFMDDLYKTITSLNDDQLVAQVHFYSWYPFSVNVAGGTHYDATAQKFLDDTFANMHNTFVAKGIPLYIGEYGLLDWPNHFHPSRVERGEALKYFEHVGYTARKYGLTTALWDPFAYLNRDTLQWRDPALMNWIKSSWTTRSGTASFDKVFVPKSSPVTAKSLTLNLNGTKFRGVWQGDTKLTAGRDYTVSGNRLTFTATALTRLVGNREYGVNSTLQARFTSGLPWNIGIVTNDVPVLSDATGTTDSFIIPTQYRGNDLATMHATYADGTNAGPTDWTPFQEFNKAFSPDYPNGTIILTPEFLKTLREGEPATLAFHFYSGSTVTYHVTKSGSSVTGTVS, encoded by the coding sequence ATGAAGGACATACGGCACCCCGCACACCACCGCAGCCGCGCCCCCGGCCGCCTGGCCTCTCTGCTCCTGGTGCTCGCCGTCATGCTGGGACTGGCAGGCGGCACCTCGACCGCCGCCACCGACGCCGCGGCGGAGCCGACACGGTCCACCGTCAGAGTTCCGGCCCGCGCCATGGACGCCGTCGCCGCGATGCAGCCCAGCTGGAACCTGGGCAACACGCTGGACGCCATTCCCAACGAGGACTCCTGGGGCAACGGGCAGACCAGCAAAGCGACGTTCGAGAAGATCGCCAAGGACGGGTTCCGCAGCGTCCGCATCCCGGTGACCTGGACCGACCACCAGTCCGCTACCGCGCCGTACACCATCGACGCCACCTACATGGCCCGCGTCAAGCAGCTCGTCGGCTGGGCGCTGGACAGCGGCCTGTACGTCGTGCTCAACGTCCACCACGACTCGTGGCAGTGGGTCGAGAAGATCACGAGCGACCACGACAACGTGATGGCCCGGTTCAACTCCACCTGGTCCCAGATCTCCACGACCTTCCGTGACGCGCCGCGCACTCTGGTCTTCGAGGGCATCAACGAGCCGAGCTTCGCCGGCGCCACGGATGCGCAGAAGTTCCAGTACCTGAGGGAGCTGCAGACCTCGTTCCACTCCCTGGTCCGCGCCTCGGGCGGCGCGAACGCGAACCGCCTGCTGAGCTTGACCACGCCGGCCGGCAGCCCCGACCAGGCCTTCATGGACGACCTGTACAAGACGATCACCTCGCTGAACGACGATCAGCTCGTGGCGCAGGTGCACTTCTACAGCTGGTACCCGTTCAGCGTGAACGTCGCGGGCGGCACCCACTACGACGCCACCGCGCAGAAGTTCCTGGACGACACCTTCGCCAACATGCACAACACCTTCGTCGCCAAGGGCATCCCGCTCTACATCGGCGAGTACGGCCTGCTCGACTGGCCCAACCACTTCCACCCCTCCCGCGTCGAGCGGGGCGAGGCGCTGAAGTACTTCGAGCATGTGGGGTACACGGCGCGCAAGTACGGCCTCACCACCGCCCTGTGGGACCCGTTCGCCTACCTGAACCGCGACACCCTCCAGTGGCGTGACCCGGCCCTGATGAACTGGATCAAGTCGAGCTGGACCACCCGCTCGGGCACGGCCTCCTTCGACAAGGTCTTCGTGCCGAAGTCCAGCCCGGTCACCGCCAAGTCGCTCACCCTGAACCTCAACGGCACCAAGTTCCGAGGGGTGTGGCAGGGCGACACGAAGCTGACCGCGGGACGGGACTACACCGTCTCCGGCAACCGGCTGACCTTCACCGCCACAGCGCTGACCCGCCTGGTCGGCAACCGCGAGTACGGCGTCAATTCGACGCTCCAGGCTCGGTTCACCAGTGGGCTGCCCTGGAACATCGGCATCGTCACCAACGATGTTCCGGTGCTGTCGGACGCCACCGGCACCACCGACTCGTTCATCATTCCCACCCAGTACCGGGGCAACGACCTGGCGACGATGCACGCCACGTACGCCGACGGCACCAACGCCGGCCCGACCGACTGGACGCCGTTCCAGGAGTTCAACAAGGCCTTCTCGCCTGACTATCCGAACGGCACGATCATCCTGACCCCCGAGTTCCTCAAGACGCTCCGCGAGGGGGAACCGGCGACACTGGCCTTCCACTTCTACAGCGGCAGCACCGTCACGTACCACGTCACGAAGTCCGGCAGCTCGGTCACCGGCACAGTCTCCTGA